In Chryseobacterium scophthalmum, the genomic stretch AACACCTTCTCTATCGGTGATTTTTATATTTATATCGCTCATTTTAATAAATGTTGTTAGTTGATGGTTGATAGTTGATGGTTTTCAGAAATGTATTAACTAACAACCGACAACCAGAAACTAAAAATCAAATTAATCTATTTTCTTTACAACAGCTTTCTCAGCTTCTTTTCTACTTCCGTCGAAACCATCTACTCCACTTACGGTTGTATATTTTAAAACGAATTTTTTACCAGGATTTAGTCTGTTATAAACACTCTGACACATCAAAGTCGCCTCATGGAAACCACAAAGAATTAATTTTAATTTTCCAGGATACGTGTTGATATCACCAATTGCATAAATCCCGTCAATATTGGTTTGATAGTCTAAAGCATTGTTTACTACGATTGCATTTTTCTCGATATTCAATCCCCAGTTTCCGATTTCGCCCAATTTTGGCGTCAATCCGAATAATGGAATAAAATAATCAGTTTCAATATCGTAAGGATCTTGTCCATCAACTGCTACAGTAATTGCTTCTACTTTTCCATCACCTTTAATTGCGGTAACTTCAGCAGGAGTAATCAATTTAATTTTACCTTGATTTTTTAAATCCTGAACTTTTTCTACAGAATCTAAAGCTCCTCTGAACTCATTTCTTCTGTGAATTAATGTCACTTCACTTGCAACATTTGATAAGAAAACACTCCAGTCTAAGGCAGAATCTCCACCTCCGGCAATAACTACTTTTTTATTTCTGAAATGTTCTGGCTCTTTAACGAAATATTCAAGACCTTTTTCTTCATAATCTGCAACATTATCCATTGTAGGTTTTCTAGGCTCAAAAGTTCCTAAACCTCCTGCAATAGCAATAGCTTTACACCTGTGAACTGTTCCTTTGTTGGTAACCACTTCAAACCACTCATCATCCACTTTTGTGTAAGAAACCGCAGTTTCTCCTAAAGTGAATCCTGGTTGAAACTGTTTGATCTGCTCCATTAAATTATCTACCAATTCACCAGCATTTACAGATGGATAACCCGGAATATCGAAAATCGGTTTTTTAGGATACAATTCTGCCAACTGACCTCCCGGTTGAGGAAGTGCATCGATAATGTGACATTTCATTTTTAAAAGACCTGCTTCAAACACGGCAAAAAGTCCCGTAGGTCCTGCTCCGATAATCAATATATCTGTAGTGATCATAATATGATGATAATTTAATAATTAATAGCAGCAAATTTACTAATTTTAATGCGAAGCATATTTAATTATACTCAAATAAAAAACTGAGATTTATCAAAAAGACACAAAAAGCTGATAATGAAAAAATTGGCAGTGTTTTTGCAAAATTTATATTATGAAGAAGATACTCCACATTATTACCATATTCGCTTTCTTTTTAGGTTATTCTCAATTGACCAATGTAGCCGATGGCGAATCGATCTCCTTAAGAATACATTACGGATTTCTAAATGCCGGAACAGCAAATCTCACCACCCAAAAAGTCAATTACAGAGGAACTCCACATTTATATGTAAAAGGAACCGGACAAACGACAGGAGCGGTGAAAGCTTTTTTTAAAGTTGAAGATTTATATGAAAGTTATATTAATATCAATACAGAATTACCTAGTTTTTATGTAAGAAATGTAAAAGAAGGTAGTTATACACAACATTTACAAACCGTTTTTAATCATGATAATCAAACATTGATTTTGACAGATAAAAAAACTCCTGCAAATGGTTCAAAGCTTATAAAATCTGTAAAAGGCGTACAAGACATGCTCTCATGTTTTTATTATCTGAGAAGTAAAACGCCCGCAGAGCTAAAAGTAGGAACCATTATTAATATGAATGTCTGGATTGATGATGAAATGTTTCCTTTTCAGCTTAAAGTAACCGGAACCGAGAATTTAAAGACAAAATTCGGAACTATTAATGCTTTAAAAATTATTCCTTCGGTAAAAAGTGGTAGGGTTTTTAAAGAAAAAGAAGGCGTAACGATGTGGGTAAGTAATGACTACAATCACATTCCTTTGTTGCTGAAAGCCGAATTGGCGGTTGGTTCTTTAAAAGCAAGTATTGATGATTACAAGAATGTAAGGTTTCCGTTAAAGTTTACGAAATAAAAAAAGCCTCCGGAGTTTCCAGAGGCTTATCAACCTAAATTAACATACTTGCGAAATTACTTTCCCAGGTATTTATGAAAAACTTTCCCTTTGCGTATTATACAAACCTTTTAACTTTGTAAATATCACTTAGGGTTTTATCATTTGTGTTTTTATAACTATTTTGATTGATTTTTAAGGCATCTTT encodes the following:
- a CDS encoding NAD(P)/FAD-dependent oxidoreductase produces the protein MITTDILIIGAGPTGLFAVFEAGLLKMKCHIIDALPQPGGQLAELYPKKPIFDIPGYPSVNAGELVDNLMEQIKQFQPGFTLGETAVSYTKVDDEWFEVVTNKGTVHRCKAIAIAGGLGTFEPRKPTMDNVADYEEKGLEYFVKEPEHFRNKKVVIAGGGDSALDWSVFLSNVASEVTLIHRRNEFRGALDSVEKVQDLKNQGKIKLITPAEVTAIKGDGKVEAITVAVDGQDPYDIETDYFIPLFGLTPKLGEIGNWGLNIEKNAIVVNNALDYQTNIDGIYAIGDINTYPGKLKLILCGFHEATLMCQSVYNRLNPGKKFVLKYTTVSGVDGFDGSRKEAEKAVVKKID
- a CDS encoding DUF3108 domain-containing protein; the protein is MKKILHIITIFAFFLGYSQLTNVADGESISLRIHYGFLNAGTANLTTQKVNYRGTPHLYVKGTGQTTGAVKAFFKVEDLYESYININTELPSFYVRNVKEGSYTQHLQTVFNHDNQTLILTDKKTPANGSKLIKSVKGVQDMLSCFYYLRSKTPAELKVGTIINMNVWIDDEMFPFQLKVTGTENLKTKFGTINALKIIPSVKSGRVFKEKEGVTMWVSNDYNHIPLLLKAELAVGSLKASIDDYKNVRFPLKFTK